The following are encoded together in the Parabacteroides chongii genome:
- the kduI gene encoding 5-dehydro-4-deoxy-D-glucuronate isomerase gives MKTNYELRYAAHPEDAKQYDTKRIRRDFLIETVFAPNEVNMVYSMYDRMIVGGAMPVGEVLKLEAIDPLKAPYFLTRREMGIFSVGGPGIVKAGDATFELDFKEALYLGSGDREVTFESKDPKNPAKFYFNSTTAHRNYPDKKVTKADAVVAAMGSLEMSNDRNINKMIVNQVLPTCQLQMGMTELKPGSVWNTMPAHVHSRRMEAYFYFDIPEDQAICHFMGEVDETRHIWMKGDQAVLSPEWSIHSAAATHNYTFIWGMGGENLDYGDQDFSKITDLK, from the coding sequence ATGAAAACAAATTATGAATTGCGTTATGCTGCGCATCCGGAAGATGCAAAGCAATATGATACGAAACGTATTCGTCGGGATTTCCTGATCGAAACGGTTTTCGCACCGAATGAAGTGAATATGGTTTATTCCATGTACGACCGAATGATCGTAGGTGGCGCTATGCCTGTCGGCGAAGTATTGAAACTGGAAGCGATCGATCCGTTGAAAGCTCCTTATTTCCTGACCCGTCGTGAAATGGGTATTTTCAGTGTTGGCGGTCCCGGTATTGTGAAAGCCGGTGATGCTACATTCGAACTGGATTTTAAAGAAGCGCTTTACCTGGGTTCGGGCGACCGTGAAGTAACTTTCGAAAGCAAGGATCCGAAGAATCCGGCTAAGTTCTACTTCAATTCTACCACGGCTCATCGTAACTATCCGGATAAGAAAGTGACGAAGGCGGATGCCGTTGTGGCCGCTATGGGTTCGCTGGAAATGTCGAACGACCGTAATATCAACAAGATGATCGTGAATCAGGTATTGCCGACCTGCCAGTTGCAGATGGGTATGACCGAACTGAAACCGGGCAGTGTATGGAACACGATGCCTGCACACGTTCACAGCCGTCGTATGGAAGCTTATTTCTATTTCGATATCCCTGAAGATCAGGCTATCTGTCACTTTATGGGTGAAGTAGACGAAACTCGTCATATCTGGATGAAAGGCGACCAGGCTGTCTTATCTCCCGAATGGTCTATCCACAGTGCGGCTGCTACTCACAACTATACTTTTATCTGGGGTATGGGTGGTGAGAACCTCGATTATGGCGATCAGGATTTTTCTAAAATTACAGACTTAAAATAA
- a CDS encoding AAA family ATPase: MTLINNPFVTSGYIAPEYFCDRERETEELFRWLINENNVAIISTRRMGKTGLIRHCFQLNEIKENYYTFLIDIYATKTLREFVFQLVKAILTTLKPKGRKAWEVFVNSLVSLKAGFSLDMSGMPQWNLELGDIKSPETTLDEIFHYLAVSDKPCIVAIDEFQQVAHYPEKNTEALLRTYVQHCNNAHFIFAGSQRHLMGEMFISPARPFYQSVSILHLSAIDKQKYIEFAQHHFRMAQKNIDVAVIDSLYDRFEGITWYLQKILNILFAMTPKGEVCNSEMIEQAVDFILDSYSFTYSELLYQLPEKQKELMIAICKEGKATALTSGKFIHKYSLPSSSSVQSALKGLLEKDFVIKEGAFYMVYDRFFSLWLKRN, from the coding sequence ATGACACTGATAAATAATCCATTCGTAACCAGTGGTTACATCGCTCCCGAATATTTTTGTGATCGCGAAAGGGAAACGGAAGAGTTGTTTCGTTGGCTGATCAACGAAAATAATGTGGCTATCATCTCTACCCGGCGTATGGGAAAGACCGGATTGATTCGACATTGTTTTCAATTGAATGAAATAAAGGAGAATTATTATACCTTCCTGATTGATATTTATGCGACTAAAACGCTCCGTGAGTTCGTTTTCCAGTTAGTAAAAGCGATTCTGACTACTTTAAAACCGAAAGGGCGGAAGGCATGGGAAGTGTTTGTTAATAGTTTGGTTTCTTTAAAGGCTGGTTTCTCATTGGATATGTCGGGAATGCCACAATGGAATTTGGAACTGGGAGATATCAAATCACCGGAAACGACTTTGGATGAAATCTTTCATTATCTGGCTGTATCCGATAAACCTTGTATTGTTGCAATCGACGAATTTCAACAGGTCGCTCATTATCCGGAAAAGAATACGGAGGCATTGCTACGTACTTATGTCCAGCATTGTAACAATGCTCATTTTATATTTGCCGGCTCACAACGTCATTTAATGGGAGAAATGTTCATTAGTCCTGCCCGTCCTTTTTATCAAAGTGTATCTATTTTACATTTGTCGGCAATCGATAAACAGAAATACATAGAGTTTGCACAACATCATTTCAGAATGGCTCAAAAGAATATTGATGTTGCAGTCATTGATTCTTTGTATGATCGTTTTGAAGGAATCACCTGGTATCTGCAAAAAATATTGAATATTCTTTTTGCAATGACTCCGAAAGGAGAGGTTTGCAATAGCGAAATGATTGAACAGGCCGTGGACTTTATTTTGGATTCATATTCCTTTACTTATTCCGAATTGCTTTATCAATTACCGGAAAAACAAAAAGAATTGATGATTGCCATTTGTAAGGAAGGAAAAGCAACGGCGCTGACTTCCGGAAAGTTTATCCATAAATATAGTTTGCCGTCGAGTAGTTCGGTTCAATCGGCACTAAAAGGATTGCTGGAGAAAGATTTTGTTATTAAAGAAGGAGCCTTTTATATGGTTTATGATCGCTTTTTCTCTTTGTGGCTAAAACGGAATTAA
- a CDS encoding glycoside hydrolase family 88 protein produces the protein MNKFLSYGVFAFTALLASCDSQPKQEPIADVIDRGLKASTEQALLMAKDLENQEGRLPKAINKEGTLETSDYSWWCSGFFPGELWYLYENNPTPELKKYAEMYTDRVEEVKNITYSHDVGFMLYCSYGNGYRLTGKPEYKDVMLTGANSLATRYDERVGAIRSWDFNKKIWQFPVIIDNMMNLEFFSWASKASGDDRFRKMAISHADKTMNNHFRDDYSCYHVVSYDTITGVPHKKQTHQGAADESAWARGQAWALYGFTMMYRETGKPEYLDQAKHVAAFIMNNPNMPADKVPYWDFDAPGIPNVPRDASAAAIMASALIELSQLDKSAEAKSYLDFAEQQVRSLTSPEYLAAKGTNCNFALMHSTGHFPGNSEVDVPLSYADYYYVEALMRLKKLTDK, from the coding sequence ATGAACAAATTTCTTTCGTACGGAGTGTTTGCGTTCACAGCCTTGTTGGCTTCTTGTGATTCGCAACCCAAACAGGAACCTATCGCAGATGTAATCGACCGTGGTCTGAAGGCCTCGACTGAACAAGCTCTTTTAATGGCAAAAGACCTGGAGAATCAGGAAGGTCGTCTGCCGAAAGCGATCAACAAAGAGGGGACACTCGAAACCAGTGACTATAGCTGGTGGTGTAGCGGTTTCTTCCCGGGTGAGTTATGGTATCTGTACGAAAACAATCCGACACCGGAATTGAAAAAATATGCTGAAATGTATACCGATCGTGTAGAGGAAGTGAAAAATATCACTTACAGCCATGATGTCGGTTTTATGTTGTATTGTAGCTATGGTAATGGATACCGCCTGACCGGAAAACCGGAATATAAAGATGTAATGCTGACCGGAGCGAATTCGCTGGCAACTCGCTATGACGAACGCGTAGGAGCCATCCGTTCCTGGGACTTCAATAAAAAGATATGGCAATTCCCGGTCATTATTGATAATATGATGAACCTGGAATTTTTCAGCTGGGCTTCGAAAGCATCCGGTGACGACCGTTTCCGTAAGATGGCTATCTCCCATGCCGATAAAACAATGAACAATCATTTTCGTGATGATTATAGCTGTTATCATGTGGTGTCTTATGATACGATAACCGGTGTTCCTCATAAGAAACAGACGCATCAGGGAGCCGCAGACGAGTCTGCATGGGCTCGCGGACAGGCGTGGGCTTTGTATGGCTTTACCATGATGTACCGTGAAACAGGAAAACCGGAATATCTGGATCAGGCAAAACATGTCGCTGCATTCATCATGAACAATCCGAATATGCCGGCTGATAAAGTGCCGTATTGGGACTTTGATGCTCCGGGGATTCCGAATGTACCGAGAGATGCCTCTGCCGCAGCTATTATGGCATCGGCTTTGATCGAACTGAGCCAGCTGGATAAGAGTGCGGAAGCTAAGAGCTATCTTGATTTTGCAGAACAGCAGGTCCGCTCGCTGACAAGTCCGGAATACCTGGCTGCAAAAGGTACCAATTGTAATTTTGCTTTGATGCATTCTACCGGTCATTTCCCTGGTAACAGCGAAGTAGACGTGCCTTTGAGTTATGCCGACTATTATTATGTGGAAGCATTGATGCGTTTAAAAAAACTAACAGATAAATAA
- a CDS encoding SusC/RagA family TonB-linked outer membrane protein, with protein MMKKLTLAMLFLFIGISMVIAQTRQVTGTIISAEDNEPIIGASVIVKGTTIGTVSDHNGAFSLEVPNTTKTLMFSYVGMVGKEVPVQNIMHVVLNTASTELDEVMIVAYGTAKKSSFTGSAANIKTEKLENLQAASLTKALEGAAPGIQVTGSTGMPGDNAKIQIRGVGSVNASNDPLYVVDGAPFDGDISTINTEDISSITVLKDATSAALYGARGANGVVMITTKKGTSGKVQLNAKVNLGVVSRAIPEYNRVSTGEYYELMWEGWRNALVNNNGYTPEQAAATASGGDKNGIVGKLGGYNSYNVANDQLIGADGKLNPNARLLYNDDWNKELSRTALRQEYNVSVNGGGQNSTFFASASYTNEEGMVKWSDFERFTGRVGLTSQINSWLKVDAGLSGATSKQNGFLAEGSYTTNPFYYGRMMAPIYPIYQYDGNGQIVRNANGDIMYDMGGGNSPYAWAGHTRQYAPNSNLMVTLPLDDRSTERNMISARVSAEIKFLKDFTLKISGNTDISNDYKTTYQNNMYGDAEGVSGRSTKNYIKKNSYTFNQILTWNKSFGDHNLALLGGHENYMYTYRYLEATRTGFTVPTTEIVAGSVAEGSTSYTNEYSLEGYLFQANYDYANKYYLSGSFRYDGTSRFYKDARWGTFWSLGASWRLSEEDFIKDIHWIDNLKLKASYGQQGNDNILDEWGDPIYFGWQSLYSFDDKNNGTLNGAVHNQLLNKELEWEKNSNLNVGAEFAMFDFLRGEIDVFNRVSSNLLFKAPRPQSTGIEYMWQNIGTMRNTGLEVSLGFDIFKKTDFHWSLDLNATFFKNKITKMPKDSDGKAQEIINGTKKLSEGHSIYEFWLREYAGVDPEDGSALYYKDIEDANGNVTGRETTKDQNAASYYYMGDAIPDLYGGFTNSFSYKGFDLSIFFSYQIGGQMYDSNYLGLMHPGSFGTHWSTDILDRWQKPGDITDVPRLQNNYTAANAASSRWLTNASYLALKNVTLSYTLPKTIQKKLDMKNCKIFLTGDNLFLLSKRKGMDPQQSFNGTADYTYVPNRVVSLGINVTF; from the coding sequence ATGATGAAAAAGTTAACTTTAGCAATGCTATTCCTATTTATAGGAATCAGTATGGTGATTGCTCAGACGAGGCAAGTAACAGGTACCATTATTTCCGCAGAAGACAATGAACCCATTATTGGTGCTTCTGTAATAGTGAAAGGTACAACTATCGGCACAGTATCGGATCATAACGGTGCCTTTTCATTGGAAGTTCCCAACACCACAAAGACTCTGATGTTTTCTTATGTTGGAATGGTTGGAAAAGAAGTTCCGGTTCAAAACATTATGCATGTCGTGTTAAACACAGCTTCAACCGAGTTGGATGAAGTTATGATCGTTGCTTACGGAACAGCCAAAAAATCTTCATTTACAGGTTCCGCTGCAAATATCAAAACTGAAAAACTGGAAAATCTTCAGGCTGCTTCATTGACAAAAGCTTTAGAAGGTGCAGCTCCGGGTATTCAGGTAACAGGAAGTACCGGTATGCCGGGAGATAATGCAAAAATCCAAATCCGCGGTGTTGGCTCAGTAAATGCATCGAACGATCCGTTATATGTTGTAGACGGTGCACCGTTCGACGGTGATATCAGCACGATCAATACAGAAGATATTTCCAGTATCACAGTATTGAAAGATGCCACTTCAGCAGCTTTGTATGGAGCCCGCGGCGCAAATGGCGTAGTTATGATCACGACCAAGAAAGGAACCTCCGGAAAGGTTCAATTGAATGCAAAAGTAAATTTGGGTGTCGTTTCACGTGCAATTCCGGAATACAACCGTGTAAGCACAGGAGAATACTATGAATTAATGTGGGAAGGCTGGCGTAATGCATTGGTAAACAACAATGGATATACACCCGAACAAGCTGCTGCAACGGCTAGCGGAGGCGATAAAAATGGTATCGTTGGTAAATTAGGAGGATATAATAGCTATAACGTAGCAAACGACCAGTTGATCGGAGCAGATGGAAAGTTGAACCCCAATGCCCGTCTGTTATATAATGACGACTGGAATAAAGAGTTATCACGTACAGCTTTACGTCAAGAATATAATGTCTCCGTAAATGGAGGTGGACAGAACTCTACATTTTTTGCTTCTGCGTCCTATACAAATGAAGAAGGAATGGTCAAATGGTCTGATTTTGAACGCTTCACCGGACGCGTCGGATTAACGAGCCAAATCAATTCATGGCTGAAAGTCGATGCAGGTTTATCCGGTGCGACTTCCAAGCAAAACGGCTTCCTGGCAGAAGGTTCTTACACAACCAATCCGTTCTACTATGGACGCATGATGGCCCCGATCTATCCGATCTATCAATATGACGGCAATGGACAAATCGTCAGAAATGCGAACGGTGATATTATGTATGATATGGGTGGAGGTAATTCTCCTTATGCCTGGGCCGGCCATACACGCCAATATGCGCCCAATTCAAACCTGATGGTTACCTTACCGCTCGATGACCGCTCTACGGAACGTAACATGATTTCCGCTCGTGTATCTGCTGAAATTAAATTCCTGAAAGATTTCACCTTGAAAATTTCCGGTAATACAGATATCAGCAATGACTACAAAACGACTTACCAGAATAATATGTATGGTGATGCTGAAGGCGTATCCGGACGTTCTACCAAGAACTATATCAAAAAGAATTCATATACATTCAACCAGATCCTGACCTGGAACAAATCATTCGGAGACCATAATTTGGCATTGCTGGGAGGACATGAAAACTACATGTATACATACCGTTATCTGGAAGCTACCCGTACAGGTTTTACTGTTCCGACAACAGAAATCGTTGCCGGCTCCGTAGCGGAAGGTTCTACTTCCTACACGAACGAATACAGTTTGGAAGGTTATCTGTTCCAGGCAAATTATGATTATGCCAATAAGTACTATTTGTCCGGTTCATTCCGTTACGACGGAACCTCCCGTTTTTACAAAGATGCCCGTTGGGGTACATTCTGGTCATTGGGAGCTTCCTGGCGCTTGAGTGAAGAAGATTTCATCAAAGATATCCATTGGATCGACAACCTAAAACTGAAAGCTTCTTACGGACAGCAAGGTAACGACAATATCCTGGACGAATGGGGAGATCCGATCTATTTCGGATGGCAGAGCCTGTATTCATTTGATGATAAAAACAACGGAACACTGAACGGTGCCGTTCATAACCAGCTTTTGAATAAGGAACTGGAATGGGAGAAGAACTCCAATTTGAATGTTGGTGCTGAGTTTGCCATGTTCGACTTCCTTCGCGGTGAAATAGACGTATTCAACCGTGTATCCAGCAACTTGTTGTTTAAAGCTCCGAGACCACAGTCTACCGGTATCGAATATATGTGGCAGAACATCGGAACCATGCGCAATACCGGATTGGAAGTTTCACTGGGATTCGATATCTTCAAAAAGACTGATTTCCACTGGAGTCTTGACCTGAATGCCACATTCTTCAAAAACAAGATCACAAAGATGCCGAAAGACTCTGACGGCAAAGCACAGGAGATCATTAACGGAACCAAAAAACTTTCTGAAGGACATTCTATTTATGAATTCTGGTTACGTGAATATGCAGGTGTAGACCCCGAAGATGGTAGCGCTCTATATTACAAAGATATTGAAGATGCCAACGGCAATGTAACAGGCCGTGAAACAACTAAAGACCAGAATGCAGCCAGCTATTATTATATGGGTGATGCTATACCTGACCTGTATGGAGGCTTCACAAACAGCTTTAGTTATAAAGGCTTCGATTTATCCATTTTCTTCAGCTATCAAATCGGAGGTCAGATGTACGACTCCAATTACCTGGGCTTGATGCATCCGGGATCATTTGGTACACACTGGTCTACGGATATTCTGGACCGCTGGCAAAAACCGGGTGACATAACAGATGTTCCCCGCTTGCAGAATAACTATACAGCCGCCAATGCAGCATCTTCACGTTGGTTGACAAATGCCAGTTATCTGGCTCTGAAGAACGTAACGCTTTCTTATACGTTACCGAAAACTATCCAGAAAAAACTGGATATGAAGAACTGTAAGATTTTCCTGACCGGCGATAACCTGTTCTTGTTGAGTAAACGCAAAGGTATGGATCCGCAGCAGAGCTTCAACGGAACAGCCGATTATACATACGTGCCGAATCGCGTAGTAAGTTTAGGTATTAATGTCACATTCTAA
- a CDS encoding gluconate 5-dehydrogenase: MVNFSLEGKVALVTGASYGIGFALATAFAQAGAKIVFNDIKQELVDKGLAAYKAEGIDAKGYVCDVTSEEQVNAMVAQIEKEVGVIDILVNNAGIIKRIPMHEMSAAEFRQVIDVDLNAPFIVSKAVIPSMIKKGHGKIINICSMMSELGRETVSAYAAAKGGLKMLTRNIASEYGQYNIQCNGIGPGYIATPQTAPLRETQPDGSRHPFDSFIIAKTPAARWGTPEDLMGPAVFLASDASDFVNGHVLYVDGGILAYIGKQP; the protein is encoded by the coding sequence ATGGTAAATTTCTCATTAGAAGGAAAAGTGGCACTTGTAACAGGTGCTTCTTACGGAATTGGTTTCGCACTGGCCACTGCCTTTGCCCAGGCAGGTGCAAAGATCGTTTTCAACGATATCAAACAGGAATTGGTGGATAAAGGTCTGGCTGCTTACAAAGCGGAAGGCATCGATGCAAAAGGATATGTTTGCGATGTAACCAGCGAAGAGCAGGTAAATGCAATGGTTGCCCAGATCGAGAAAGAAGTAGGTGTGATCGATATCCTGGTAAACAATGCAGGTATTATCAAACGTATTCCGATGCATGAAATGTCAGCTGCCGAATTCCGTCAGGTGATCGATGTGGATTTGAATGCTCCGTTCATCGTTTCAAAAGCAGTTATCCCTTCCATGATCAAAAAAGGTCACGGAAAGATCATCAATATCTGTTCCATGATGAGTGAACTGGGACGTGAAACCGTTTCTGCCTATGCAGCAGCTAAGGGCGGTTTGAAGATGCTGACTCGTAATATCGCTTCCGAATACGGTCAATATAACATCCAGTGTAACGGTATCGGCCCGGGTTATATTGCTACTCCGCAGACGGCTCCGCTTCGCGAAACTCAACCGGACGGCTCACGTCATCCGTTCGATTCTTTCATTATCGCAAAGACACCGGCTGCCCGTTGGGGAACTCCGGAAGATTTGATGGGACCGGCTGTATTCCTCGCTTCCGATGCATCCGACTTCGTAAACGGACATGTATTGTATGTTGACGGCGGTATCCTGGCTTATATCGGAAAACAACCCTGA
- a CDS encoding RagB/SusD family nutrient uptake outer membrane protein translates to MKKIFSYIIICSSLLMASGCGEDYLERVPTNSVTDEDLFSTVNGAETALNGIHRSTYAYYDNHGRFGQKSIDIIIDFMADDYLQLERGYGWFVSWYQYLNNRNINSADLEFAWSYYYDIIDNVNLLLANVDNASDAALNESLVKNIKGQAYAYRAYSYWQLVQMFAYRYDYNGNNTQLGVPLVLDNSGESKPRSTVQEVYEQIFSDIDQAITLLTESDESRPNKSHINLNVAQGFKARFALTTGDWATAADMANKARQGYELTSNYKNGWNDSNDSEWIWGALLIDEQQTSYASFFSHVDPNFGGYASMGSFKLGSTEIIDYMADTDQRKQLFDEDRVGYKFTGFGDWTNDYIYMKSGEMYLIEAEALARQNKDTEAQDVIFELTKNRDPEAQKPTVTGEALIQHILMERRCDLWGDGFRLFDIKRLNIAMDRRNKGHNETFWDKAGYFEAGAKELLFLIPKQEMDANPLMEQNPL, encoded by the coding sequence ATGAAAAAAATATTTTCCTATATTATAATCTGTTCATCCCTGCTGATGGCTTCGGGATGCGGCGAGGACTATCTGGAAAGAGTTCCGACTAACAGTGTTACAGACGAAGACCTGTTCTCTACGGTAAATGGTGCGGAAACTGCACTGAATGGCATTCACCGTTCCACGTATGCTTATTATGACAATCACGGACGGTTCGGTCAAAAATCTATCGATATCATTATTGATTTCATGGCGGATGATTATCTGCAATTGGAACGTGGATATGGTTGGTTCGTTTCCTGGTATCAATATCTGAACAACCGGAATATCAACTCTGCTGATCTGGAATTTGCCTGGTCCTACTATTACGATATTATCGATAATGTCAATTTGCTCCTGGCAAACGTAGACAATGCTTCCGATGCAGCATTAAACGAAAGTCTTGTCAAAAATATTAAAGGACAAGCATATGCTTACAGGGCTTACTCCTATTGGCAATTAGTGCAAATGTTCGCTTATCGCTATGATTATAATGGAAATAATACCCAACTGGGAGTTCCATTGGTATTGGATAACAGCGGAGAATCCAAGCCTCGTTCCACAGTTCAGGAGGTTTATGAACAAATCTTCAGTGACATCGATCAGGCAATAACATTACTGACCGAATCAGACGAATCCCGTCCGAACAAATCACATATCAACCTGAATGTGGCACAAGGTTTCAAAGCCCGTTTTGCTTTGACTACCGGTGATTGGGCTACTGCCGCCGATATGGCAAACAAGGCACGTCAAGGCTACGAGTTGACCAGCAACTATAAAAATGGATGGAATGATTCGAATGACAGCGAATGGATTTGGGGAGCCCTTTTGATCGATGAGCAACAGACTAGTTATGCATCTTTCTTCTCACATGTAGACCCTAATTTCGGAGGATATGCCTCGATGGGCAGTTTCAAATTAGGAAGCACGGAGATCATTGATTATATGGCGGATACCGATCAGCGTAAACAATTGTTTGATGAGGACCGTGTAGGCTACAAATTCACTGGTTTCGGAGACTGGACTAACGATTACATCTACATGAAATCCGGAGAAATGTATCTGATCGAGGCAGAAGCTCTCGCGCGTCAGAATAAAGATACAGAGGCACAGGATGTTATTTTTGAACTGACTAAAAATCGTGATCCGGAAGCTCAGAAACCGACTGTAACAGGTGAAGCTTTAATCCAGCACATTTTGATGGAACGCCGTTGCGATCTGTGGGGAGACGGTTTCCGTCTGTTCGATATCAAACGTTTGAATATCGCTATGGACAGACGCAACAAAGGACATAACGAAACATTCTGGGACAAAGCCGGTTACTTTGAAGCAGGAGCAAAAGAACTTCTGTTCCTGATCCCGAAACAAGAAATGGACGCCAATCCGTTGATGGAACAGAATCCATTATAA
- a CDS encoding DUF2264 domain-containing protein → MTNLIKTTAFLVCFLCLSFHGKAQQSGVEDRAFWVETLTRIADPVLTNLSNNTLKKNMPYESLSKDRSDFAHLEAVGRLICGISPWLELGPDNTPEGQLRDKYIKLAVKGLKNAVNPESPDYLVFGKPYQPLVDAAFLAQGLLRARTQLWDNLDPQAKEWMITEFKRSRSIKPWENNWLLFASMVEAALLEFTGECDMDRLTYGVKKFRDDWYKGDALYGDGPAFHMDYYNSFVIHPMLTDVLLIMKKHNLEGADFAEKQLPRLTRYAEQLERFISPEGTFPVVGRSIVYRFGAFHALAQASLMQVLPERVKPAQVRCAMTAVIRNQMKSPKNFDSNGWLRVGFTGEQIDMSESYINTGSVYLCSVGLLALGLPASNEFWSAPYTEWTNLRAWKGESDVKADHALK, encoded by the coding sequence ATGACTAATCTGATAAAAACAACCGCTTTTTTAGTATGTTTCCTGTGCCTATCTTTCCATGGTAAAGCACAGCAGAGCGGAGTGGAAGACCGTGCTTTTTGGGTAGAAACATTGACCCGTATTGCGGATCCGGTATTGACGAACCTGAGCAACAATACGCTTAAAAAGAATATGCCTTACGAATCTCTGTCGAAAGACAGGAGTGATTTTGCTCACTTGGAAGCTGTAGGCCGTCTGATCTGCGGTATTTCCCCATGGTTGGAATTGGGGCCGGATAATACACCCGAAGGTCAGTTGCGTGATAAATATATCAAACTGGCTGTAAAAGGTCTGAAGAATGCTGTGAATCCGGAATCTCCCGACTATCTGGTGTTTGGAAAACCTTATCAGCCTTTGGTGGATGCCGCTTTTCTGGCACAGGGTCTCTTGCGTGCAAGAACGCAATTGTGGGATAATTTGGATCCACAGGCAAAAGAATGGATGATCACAGAGTTTAAACGCAGTCGTTCTATTAAGCCTTGGGAGAATAACTGGCTGTTGTTCGCATCTATGGTTGAGGCTGCCCTGTTGGAGTTTACAGGTGAATGTGATATGGATCGTCTGACATATGGTGTTAAAAAATTCCGTGATGATTGGTATAAAGGAGATGCACTGTATGGTGACGGGCCGGCTTTTCATATGGACTACTACAATAGTTTTGTGATCCACCCGATGTTGACAGATGTATTGCTGATCATGAAAAAACATAATCTGGAAGGTGCGGATTTTGCTGAAAAACAGTTACCTCGCCTGACTCGTTATGCTGAACAGCTGGAGCGTTTTATCTCTCCGGAAGGAACTTTCCCGGTAGTGGGCCGTTCCATTGTTTACCGCTTTGGAGCATTCCATGCATTGGCACAGGCTAGTTTGATGCAGGTATTGCCGGAACGGGTGAAACCGGCGCAGGTGCGTTGTGCGATGACTGCTGTGATCCGCAACCAGATGAAGTCGCCGAAGAACTTTGATTCAAACGGTTGGTTGCGTGTCGGTTTTACCGGTGAACAAATCGATATGTCAGAATCTTATATAAATACGGGGAGCGTCTATTTATGTTCTGTAGGTTTGTTGGCGCTGGGATTGCCTGCTTCCAACGAATTTTGGTCGGCTCCTTATACGGAGTGGACGAACCTGCGTGCCTGGAAAGGTGAGAGCGATGTAAAAGCAGATCATGCGCTTAAGTAA